In the genome of Mauremys mutica isolate MM-2020 ecotype Southern chromosome 8, ASM2049712v1, whole genome shotgun sequence, one region contains:
- the LOC123376140 gene encoding transmembrane protein 69-like isoform X2 — protein sequence MFHLVQRCCSHIPLKLQKLTLHRLLQYGRNKTICSSPLGLPLQRVLSRPSRPQLFSQASACVTKAQGFHCSLPCLKKKKPKDPEPQQGLLRHDMRSLKDSPKPASYLVLAGLIPFVSVPLIMAVQQTYYPELAFAQMTYGATIVSFLGGVRWGFALPENSPATPDWMNLGSSIVPPLLAWYAILFKEDLTQAAIMVIIGLGVALHYDLAFLPTYPSWFKALRALLTVVAVFSLVATLALMDVFPEKQLSNSASKSK from the exons ATGTTTCACCTTGTACAGCGATGTTGTTCCCACATACctttaaaa CTCCAGAAGCTGACCCTTCACAGACTACTACAGTATGGCAGGAATAAGACCATTTGTTCTTCTCCTCTCGGTCTCCctctgcaaagagttctttcccGGCCATCAAGACCTCAGCTCTTCAGCCAGGCCTCAGCTTGTGTAACCAAGGCCCAGGGATTCCATTGCTCCCTCCCctgtttaaagaaaaagaaaccaaaagaTCCTGAACCCCAACAAGGGCTTCTGCGCCATGATATGAGGTCACTAAAGGACTCACCAAAGCCTGCCTCTTACCTGGTCCTTGCAGGGTTGATTCCATTTGTTTCAGTGCCACTGATAATGGCTGTCCAACAGACCTACTACCCCGAGCTGGCATTTGCTCAAATGACATATGGGGCCACTATAGTCTCTTTTCTAGGAGGAGTCAGGTGGGGATTTGCTCTCCCAGAAAATAGCCCAGCCACTCCTGATTGGATGAACTTAGGGAGCAGTATAGTTCCCCCTTTATTAGCCTGGTATGCCATACTTTTTAAAGAGGACCTCACTCAAGCTGCAATCATGGTGATAATTGGTTTAGGGGTAGCATTGCATTATGACCTTGCTTTTCTTCCTACTTATCCCAGCTGGTTTAAAGCCCTAAGGGCATTACTAACAGTGGTGGCAGTATTTTCATTGGTAGCCACCTTGGCACTTATGGATGTTTTTCCAGAGAAGCAGCTAAGTAACAGTGCAAGTAAAAGTAAATGA
- the LOC123376137 gene encoding actin-binding protein IPP isoform X1: MACVACPRVSDSPFSSDKHARLILAQMNKMRGSHNFCDVQLQVGEEGFKVHRLVLAASSPYFAALFTGGMKESSKDVVRILGVEAGIFRMLLDFIYTGVVNVGESNVQELIVAADMLQLTEVVDLCCEFLKGQIDPLNCIGLFQFSEQIACHDLQEFTENYIHAHFLEVQSGEEFLALTKEQLIKILRSEELTIEDEYQVFTAAMQWILKDLGKRKKHVVEVLDPVRFPLLPSQRLLKYIEGVSDFSLRVALQTLLKEYCEVCKSPKENKVSNFLQTSKARPRRKARKYLYAVGGYTRLQGGRWSDSRALSCVERFDTFSHYWTTVSSLHQARSGLGVAVVGGMVYAIGGEKDSMIFDCTECYDPIIKQWTTVASMNHPRCGLGVCACYGAIYALGGWVGAEIGNTIERFDPELNSWELVGSMVVPRYYFGCCEMQGLIYIVGGISNEGIELRSVEVYDPISKRWSTLPPMGTRRAYLGVAALNDCIYSVGGWNETQDALPTVERYSFEEEKWVEVAPMKVPRAGVCVVAVNGLLYASGGRASSHDFAAPVTSDSVEVYNPHMDTWTEIANMITSRCEGGVAVL, translated from the exons ATGGCTTGTGTGGCTTGTCCCAGGGTCAGCGACAGCCCTTTCTCCTCAGACAAACATGCTCGTCTCATCCTTGCCCAGATGAACAAAATGAGAGGTTCGCATAATTTCTGTGATGTGCAGCTCCAGGTTGGTGAAGAAGGATTTAAGGTCCATCGCCTGGTCTTGGCTGCAAGCAGCCCTTACTTTGCTGCTCTGTTCACGGGAGGGATGAAAGAGTCTTCAAAGGATGTAGTACGGATCCTAGGAGTAGAGGCTGGCATCTTTCGAATGCTCCTGGATTTTATTTACACAG GAGTAGTGAATGTTGGTGAGAGTAATGTTCAGGAGCTGATAGTAGCGGCAGACATGCTCCAGCTGACTGAAGTTGTGGATCTTTGCTGTGAATTTCTGAAGGGACAGATCGACCCCTTGAATTgcattggactcttccagttctCTGAGCAAATTGCCTGCCATGACCTACAGGAGTTCACAGAGAATTACATCCATGCTCACTTTCTGGAAGTTCAGAGTGGTGAGGAGTTCCTGGCGCTAACAAAGGAGCAGCTTATTAAGATCTTGCGAAGTGAGGAGCTTACTATAGAGGATGAGTACCAAGTTTTCACAGCTGCAATGCAATGGATTTTGAAGGATCtgggaaaaagaaagaaacatgTGGTGGAAGTGCTGGATCCAGTTCGATTCCCTCTGTTACCATCCCAGAGACTCTTAAAATACATAGAag GAGTTTCAGATTTCAGCCTTCGGGTGGCTCTGCAAACCCTGTTGAAAGAATATTGTGAAGTCTGTAAATCTCCCAAAGAGAACAAAGTCAGCAATTTTCTGCAAACATCTAAGGCTCGTCCCAGGAGGAAAGCCAGGAAGTATCTTTATGCAGTAG GTGGATATACTCGACTGCAGGGGGGACGCTGGAGTGACAGCAGAGCCCTCAGTTGTGTGGAGCGTTTTGACACCTTCAGTCACTACTGGACCACTGTGTCTTCACTTCACCAGGCTCGCAGTGGGCTGGGAGTGGCAGTGGTGGGAGGAATGGTTTATGCTATTGGAG GAGAAAAGGATTCAATGATCTTTGACTGTACTGAATGCTACGATCCTATTATTAAGCAGTGGACAACTGTGGCCTCCATGAACCATCCTCGGTGTGGACTTGGAGTGTGTGCATGTTATGGTGCTATCTATGCTTTGG GAGGCTGGGTTGGAGCAGAAATCGGCAACACAATTGAAAGATTTGACCCTGAATTAAATAGCTGGGAGCTAGTGGGCAGTATGGTTGTGCCCCGCTACTATTTTGGGTGTTGTGAAATGCAAG GTTTAATTTACATTGTCGGGGGCATCAGCAATGAAGGAATAGAGCTACGTTCTGTTGAAGTCTATGATCCAATATCCAAACGCTGGTCTACGCTTCCTCCAATGGGCACCCGAAGGGCATACCTTGGCGTAGCTGCCCTCAATGATTGCATCTATTCTGTTGGAGGATGGAATGAGACACAAGATGCACTTCCTACTGTAGAGAGATATTCCTTCGAAGAG GAGAAATGGGTTGAGGTTGCACCTATGAAGGTACCCagagctggtgtgtgtgttgtggcTGTGAACGGACTTCTTTATGCCTCGGGAGGCCGAGCTTCTAGTCATGATTTCGCTGCCCCAGTGACCTCGGACTCTGTTGAAGTTTATAACCCTCATATGGACACATGGACTGAAATAGCAAACATGATCACCAGCCGCTGTGAAGGAGGTGTGGCTGTGTTATGA
- the LOC123376140 gene encoding transmembrane protein 69-like isoform X1, which produces MLRPSPSPAPEAGCCCAWPRSLRFPGAGPSAKANMFHLVQRCCSHIPLKLQKLTLHRLLQYGRNKTICSSPLGLPLQRVLSRPSRPQLFSQASACVTKAQGFHCSLPCLKKKKPKDPEPQQGLLRHDMRSLKDSPKPASYLVLAGLIPFVSVPLIMAVQQTYYPELAFAQMTYGATIVSFLGGVRWGFALPENSPATPDWMNLGSSIVPPLLAWYAILFKEDLTQAAIMVIIGLGVALHYDLAFLPTYPSWFKALRALLTVVAVFSLVATLALMDVFPEKQLSNSASKSK; this is translated from the exons ATGCTgcgtccctccccatcccctgcaccgGAAGCCGGTTGCTGCTGCGCGTGGCCGCGCTCCTTGCGGTTCCCTGGGGCGG GGCCTTCTGCTAAGGCAAATATGTTTCACCTTGTACAGCGATGTTGTTCCCACATACctttaaaa CTCCAGAAGCTGACCCTTCACAGACTACTACAGTATGGCAGGAATAAGACCATTTGTTCTTCTCCTCTCGGTCTCCctctgcaaagagttctttcccGGCCATCAAGACCTCAGCTCTTCAGCCAGGCCTCAGCTTGTGTAACCAAGGCCCAGGGATTCCATTGCTCCCTCCCctgtttaaagaaaaagaaaccaaaagaTCCTGAACCCCAACAAGGGCTTCTGCGCCATGATATGAGGTCACTAAAGGACTCACCAAAGCCTGCCTCTTACCTGGTCCTTGCAGGGTTGATTCCATTTGTTTCAGTGCCACTGATAATGGCTGTCCAACAGACCTACTACCCCGAGCTGGCATTTGCTCAAATGACATATGGGGCCACTATAGTCTCTTTTCTAGGAGGAGTCAGGTGGGGATTTGCTCTCCCAGAAAATAGCCCAGCCACTCCTGATTGGATGAACTTAGGGAGCAGTATAGTTCCCCCTTTATTAGCCTGGTATGCCATACTTTTTAAAGAGGACCTCACTCAAGCTGCAATCATGGTGATAATTGGTTTAGGGGTAGCATTGCATTATGACCTTGCTTTTCTTCCTACTTATCCCAGCTGGTTTAAAGCCCTAAGGGCATTACTAACAGTGGTGGCAGTATTTTCATTGGTAGCCACCTTGGCACTTATGGATGTTTTTCCAGAGAAGCAGCTAAGTAACAGTGCAAGTAAAAGTAAATGA
- the LOC123376137 gene encoding actin-binding protein IPP isoform X2 has translation MACVACPRVSDSPFSSDKHARLILAQMNKMRGSHNFCDVQLQVGEEGFKVHRLVLAASSPYFAALFTGGMKESSKDVVRILGVEAGIFRMLLDFIYTGVVNVGESNVQELIVAADMLQLTEVVDLCCEFLKGQIDPLNCIGLFQFSEQIACHDLQEFTENYIHAHFLEVQSGEEFLALTKEQLIKILRSEELTIEDEYQVFTAAMQWILKDLGKRKKHVVEVLDPVRFPLLPSQRLLKYIEGVSDFSLRVALQTLLKEYCEVCKSPKENKVSNFLQTSKARPRRKARKYLYAVGEKDSMIFDCTECYDPIIKQWTTVASMNHPRCGLGVCACYGAIYALGGWVGAEIGNTIERFDPELNSWELVGSMVVPRYYFGCCEMQGLIYIVGGISNEGIELRSVEVYDPISKRWSTLPPMGTRRAYLGVAALNDCIYSVGGWNETQDALPTVERYSFEEEKWVEVAPMKVPRAGVCVVAVNGLLYASGGRASSHDFAAPVTSDSVEVYNPHMDTWTEIANMITSRCEGGVAVL, from the exons ATGGCTTGTGTGGCTTGTCCCAGGGTCAGCGACAGCCCTTTCTCCTCAGACAAACATGCTCGTCTCATCCTTGCCCAGATGAACAAAATGAGAGGTTCGCATAATTTCTGTGATGTGCAGCTCCAGGTTGGTGAAGAAGGATTTAAGGTCCATCGCCTGGTCTTGGCTGCAAGCAGCCCTTACTTTGCTGCTCTGTTCACGGGAGGGATGAAAGAGTCTTCAAAGGATGTAGTACGGATCCTAGGAGTAGAGGCTGGCATCTTTCGAATGCTCCTGGATTTTATTTACACAG GAGTAGTGAATGTTGGTGAGAGTAATGTTCAGGAGCTGATAGTAGCGGCAGACATGCTCCAGCTGACTGAAGTTGTGGATCTTTGCTGTGAATTTCTGAAGGGACAGATCGACCCCTTGAATTgcattggactcttccagttctCTGAGCAAATTGCCTGCCATGACCTACAGGAGTTCACAGAGAATTACATCCATGCTCACTTTCTGGAAGTTCAGAGTGGTGAGGAGTTCCTGGCGCTAACAAAGGAGCAGCTTATTAAGATCTTGCGAAGTGAGGAGCTTACTATAGAGGATGAGTACCAAGTTTTCACAGCTGCAATGCAATGGATTTTGAAGGATCtgggaaaaagaaagaaacatgTGGTGGAAGTGCTGGATCCAGTTCGATTCCCTCTGTTACCATCCCAGAGACTCTTAAAATACATAGAag GAGTTTCAGATTTCAGCCTTCGGGTGGCTCTGCAAACCCTGTTGAAAGAATATTGTGAAGTCTGTAAATCTCCCAAAGAGAACAAAGTCAGCAATTTTCTGCAAACATCTAAGGCTCGTCCCAGGAGGAAAGCCAGGAAGTATCTTTATGCAGTAG GAGAAAAGGATTCAATGATCTTTGACTGTACTGAATGCTACGATCCTATTATTAAGCAGTGGACAACTGTGGCCTCCATGAACCATCCTCGGTGTGGACTTGGAGTGTGTGCATGTTATGGTGCTATCTATGCTTTGG GAGGCTGGGTTGGAGCAGAAATCGGCAACACAATTGAAAGATTTGACCCTGAATTAAATAGCTGGGAGCTAGTGGGCAGTATGGTTGTGCCCCGCTACTATTTTGGGTGTTGTGAAATGCAAG GTTTAATTTACATTGTCGGGGGCATCAGCAATGAAGGAATAGAGCTACGTTCTGTTGAAGTCTATGATCCAATATCCAAACGCTGGTCTACGCTTCCTCCAATGGGCACCCGAAGGGCATACCTTGGCGTAGCTGCCCTCAATGATTGCATCTATTCTGTTGGAGGATGGAATGAGACACAAGATGCACTTCCTACTGTAGAGAGATATTCCTTCGAAGAG GAGAAATGGGTTGAGGTTGCACCTATGAAGGTACCCagagctggtgtgtgtgttgtggcTGTGAACGGACTTCTTTATGCCTCGGGAGGCCGAGCTTCTAGTCATGATTTCGCTGCCCCAGTGACCTCGGACTCTGTTGAAGTTTATAACCCTCATATGGACACATGGACTGAAATAGCAAACATGATCACCAGCCGCTGTGAAGGAGGTGTGGCTGTGTTATGA